The following are encoded in a window of Candidatus Babeliales bacterium genomic DNA:
- the cmk gene encoding (d)CMP kinase has protein sequence MIITIDGPAASGKSWVAQALASRLGCYYLYTGLLYRAFAYLLKNKYGAQISQIVTCIGPCVIQEDDLALIESIDYSYDNGKPQITIDGRNVTEALYQSDVDQLASIISASKLVRERLLPLQRRVGKKYDIVADGRDCGSVVFPDADYKFYLTASLDVRAQRLVGDAKRKNGDMNFEKIREELEVRDQRDTQREVAPLRVPEGATVIDNSALTKDDTLQEFLHCINDL, from the coding sequence ATGATTATTACTATCGATGGCCCTGCTGCCAGTGGCAAAAGCTGGGTAGCACAAGCGCTGGCCAGCAGATTGGGGTGCTATTATTTGTACACTGGTTTGTTGTATCGAGCTTTTGCTTATTTGTTGAAAAATAAATATGGTGCTCAAATAAGCCAAATAGTAACGTGCATTGGTCCGTGCGTGATTCAAGAAGATGATTTGGCGTTGATTGAGAGTATTGATTATTCGTATGATAACGGCAAACCACAAATTACCATTGATGGTCGTAATGTGACTGAAGCGTTGTATCAGAGCGATGTTGATCAATTGGCTTCAATTATTAGCGCTAGCAAACTAGTGCGTGAGCGCTTGTTGCCGCTGCAACGACGTGTTGGTAAAAAATATGACATTGTTGCCGATGGCCGCGATTGTGGGTCGGTTGTGTTCCCTGATGCTGATTACAAGTTTTATTTGACCGCCTCGCTTGATGTGCGCGCTCAGCGTTTGGTGGGTGATGCAAAACGTAAAAATGGCGACATGAATTTTGAAAAAATTCGTGAAGAGCTTGAAGTGCGCGATCAGCGCGATACACAAAGAGAAGTGGCCCCGCTCAGGGTTCCTGAGGGAGCCACGGTTATAGACAATTCTGCGTTAACAAAAGACGATACGCTGCAAGAGTTTTTGCATTGTATTAATGATTTGTGA
- a CDS encoding endonuclease III: MTNHEKIIKIIKILKKATSSMTLPLIDILTNEYGKDPFLILIACLLSLRAKDTTTVHVCRALFAVATTPQVLCAMDRARLEKIVFKTGFYKNKARILQEVSQALLDRFEGRVPDTFEELISIKGVGLKTANLVLGLAFDKPAICVDTHVHRISNRLGLIATKTVEQTEQTLQKKLPQRYWTVWNKLLVMWGQNICVPLSPKCSQCAIKSECKRVGVTRSR; encoded by the coding sequence ATGACGAATCATGAAAAAATTATAAAAATTATAAAAATTTTGAAAAAAGCTACCAGCTCCATGACGTTGCCATTAATCGATATTTTGACTAATGAATATGGCAAAGATCCCTTTCTTATTTTAATTGCGTGCTTGCTAAGCCTGCGCGCCAAAGACACTACTACGGTGCATGTGTGCAGAGCGCTGTTTGCTGTTGCCACAACGCCACAAGTGTTGTGTGCCATGGACCGAGCTCGTTTAGAAAAAATTGTTTTTAAGACTGGTTTTTATAAAAATAAAGCACGTATTTTGCAAGAAGTAAGTCAGGCATTACTTGATAGGTTTGAAGGCAGAGTGCCCGATACGTTTGAAGAATTGATTTCAATTAAAGGGGTTGGTCTGAAAACGGCCAACTTGGTTTTGGGTCTTGCGTTTGACAAGCCTGCCATTTGTGTGGACACGCACGTCCACCGTATTTCAAACCGATTGGGGCTAATTGCTACCAAAACGGTTGAGCAGACTGAGCAGACGTTACAGAAAAAATTGCCGCAACGGTATTGGACCGTGTGGAACAAATTGTTGGTAATGTGGGGACAAAATATTTGTGTGCCGCTGAGCCCAAAGTGCAGCCAGTGTGCCATAAAATCTGAGTGTAAGCGCGTGGGAGTTACGCGTAGCCGATGA
- the trpS gene encoding tryptophan--tRNA ligase has product MNKKIVLTGDRPTGPLHLGHYVGSLRNRLVLQETCKQFVMLADVQGLTDNVENPEKIANNILEVALDYLAVGIDPTKTTIFVQSMIPEIAELTVYYLNLVTVARLERNPTVKTEIHQKGMEKNVSVGFLAYPVSQAADITFLNAELVPVGHDQLPVIEQTVEIVRRFNRIYGEVFVEPQAMVPSNEEVGRLPGIDGKAKMSKSLGNAIYLSEEPDALLKKVMAMYTDPEHIRVEDPGKIEGNTVFMYLDIFGTDKEQITQLKEQYQRGGLGDVKVKRYLNEVLQAFLEPIRNRRKEFAKDPAAVMDILKKGTAATRERAAVMMQKIRQAMKINYF; this is encoded by the coding sequence ATGAATAAAAAAATAGTTTTAACGGGTGACCGGCCAACTGGGCCTCTGCATTTGGGACATTATGTTGGTTCATTGCGCAATCGTTTGGTTTTGCAAGAAACCTGCAAGCAATTTGTTATGCTTGCTGACGTGCAAGGTCTGACTGACAATGTTGAAAACCCAGAAAAGATTGCCAATAATATTTTGGAAGTGGCGCTTGATTATTTGGCCGTTGGTATTGATCCAACCAAAACTACTATTTTTGTTCAATCAATGATTCCTGAAATTGCTGAATTGACCGTTTACTATCTTAATTTAGTAACCGTTGCGCGTTTGGAACGCAACCCAACCGTTAAGACTGAAATTCATCAAAAAGGCATGGAAAAAAATGTTTCGGTTGGTTTTCTTGCCTATCCAGTGAGTCAGGCTGCCGACATTACTTTTTTAAATGCTGAGTTGGTGCCGGTAGGGCACGATCAGTTGCCGGTTATTGAACAGACGGTTGAAATTGTGCGTCGCTTTAATCGTATTTATGGCGAGGTTTTTGTTGAGCCGCAGGCAATGGTGCCGTCAAATGAAGAAGTAGGGCGCTTGCCAGGCATTGATGGCAAAGCAAAAATGAGCAAGTCGTTGGGTAATGCTATTTATTTGTCTGAAGAACCTGATGCGTTGCTGAAAAAAGTGATGGCAATGTATACCGACCCTGAGCACATTCGCGTTGAAGATCCGGGCAAGATAGAAGGCAATACCGTGTTTATGTATCTAGACATATTTGGCACCGACAAAGAGCAGATTACGCAGCTCAAAGAGCAGTACCAGCGCGGTGGGCTTGGCGATGTTAAAGTTAAAAGATATTTGAACGAAGTACTGCAGGCTTTTCTTGAACCAATTCGTAACCGTCGCAAAGAGTTTGCTAAAGATCCTGCTGCGGTGATGGATATTTTGAAAAAAGGAACAGCGGCAACGCGTGAACGTGCCGCTGTAATGATGCAAAAAATTCGTCAGGCAATGAAAATTAACTATTTTTAG
- the mutS gene encoding DNA mismatch repair protein MutS, with protein sequence MIQDKITPLMQQYFAIKQEYDDALVFFQVGDFYELFFDDAIKASSFLAIALTKRGKNQGKDIPLCGVPVHSLNHYLKKLIAGGFKVAICDQLTKPQPGTVVQRGVTQVLTPGTLTDSAMLDEKSASYLMSFFPGEHAWGMVFSELLTAQLFATSVPAGAHKMIEAELIRFFPDEVILSQGNRIKPFNVYFKKLGYCASFAPYQIEEITDDIYGPLAGTGWFEQQFNAKTQQQLLEKKELAHSLDVLYRYLNKNQAASLSQFKSVNFYQPDDYVILDHATQKNLEIIENNQDGSRKNSLFAVMDHAKTAMGSRTLKKWLQRPLVQKDAIVQRQEVIVNLINNISTMQKTENFLSQLADLERIIGRIALRKASLHDYLALKNSLGITPDIKDLLTTLTKSSLALAIADKIYDFDDLVNLLEKSLNEDTSNTYAIKKGFDHQLDHFRNLIENGQQEILKLERQEIERTGIGSLKIRYNNISGYYLEITNPNLSQVPADYIYQQKLVNRVRFTTPELQNLERDINTAQSEIDVVQADVYQRIKNEVEKQLTQLRHTAQALAYLDSLFGLAECAYNNHYVVPQFNDHHDIIINGGRHPVVETTREGAFVKNNTVLNDEQSLLIITGPNMGGKSTYLRQVALICIMAQCGSLVPADSASLPLLDRIFTRIGSGDNVAEGKSTFLVEMEETATICTQATKNSLVILDEVGRGTSTFDGIALAQAIIEYLMQHVGAKCLFATHYHELTTLASQFSAIKNYSMQCKKIGSRLHFLHTIEPGIAHSSFGLDVARLAQLPQSIIERAGNIQQDLRMHTTGTAQLLTQEPCTCQHAPQASHATDNLLNKIKTINMNELTPKQAFDLLWDLTKNV encoded by the coding sequence ATGATTCAAGATAAAATTACCCCGTTAATGCAACAATATTTTGCCATTAAACAAGAATATGACGATGCTCTGGTGTTTTTTCAGGTCGGTGATTTTTATGAACTCTTTTTTGATGATGCTATTAAAGCCTCATCATTTCTTGCCATTGCACTTACCAAACGCGGCAAAAACCAGGGCAAAGATATTCCGTTGTGCGGCGTTCCGGTACATTCACTGAATCATTATCTTAAAAAATTAATTGCGGGTGGCTTTAAAGTTGCCATTTGCGATCAACTCACCAAACCACAGCCCGGCACGGTTGTGCAGCGCGGCGTCACACAGGTTTTAACGCCAGGAACGCTCACCGATTCAGCAATGCTTGATGAAAAATCGGCATCGTACTTAATGTCATTTTTCCCTGGTGAACACGCGTGGGGCATGGTCTTTTCAGAGCTGTTAACTGCACAGCTTTTTGCTACCAGCGTACCAGCCGGTGCACACAAAATGATTGAAGCAGAACTCATTCGCTTCTTTCCTGATGAAGTTATTTTATCGCAAGGCAACCGCATAAAACCGTTTAATGTTTATTTTAAAAAGCTTGGCTACTGCGCCAGCTTTGCGCCCTACCAGATTGAAGAAATTACCGATGATATTTATGGCCCACTGGCCGGAACTGGTTGGTTTGAACAGCAATTTAATGCCAAAACTCAACAGCAACTTTTAGAAAAAAAAGAGCTGGCACACTCACTTGACGTTTTGTACCGCTATCTCAACAAGAACCAAGCAGCCTCGCTTTCGCAGTTTAAATCAGTCAATTTTTATCAGCCAGACGATTACGTAATTTTAGATCATGCGACACAAAAAAATTTAGAAATCATAGAAAACAACCAAGACGGCAGTCGCAAAAACTCTCTCTTTGCCGTTATGGACCACGCCAAAACCGCCATGGGCTCACGCACGCTCAAAAAATGGTTGCAACGCCCGCTGGTGCAAAAAGATGCTATTGTGCAGCGTCAAGAAGTTATTGTTAACTTGATCAACAACATTAGCACCATGCAAAAAACAGAAAATTTTTTAAGCCAGCTGGCTGACCTTGAGCGCATTATTGGCCGCATTGCCCTGCGCAAAGCGTCGCTGCACGATTATCTTGCACTTAAAAACTCGCTGGGCATAACACCCGACATTAAAGATCTGCTAACAACACTTACCAAGAGCAGCCTGGCGCTGGCAATTGCTGACAAAATTTACGACTTTGACGACCTGGTGAATCTGCTTGAAAAAAGCCTCAACGAAGATACCAGCAATACGTACGCAATAAAAAAGGGCTTTGACCACCAACTCGACCATTTTCGTAATTTAATTGAAAACGGCCAACAAGAAATTCTGAAACTTGAACGACAAGAAATTGAACGCACTGGCATTGGCAGCCTAAAAATTCGCTACAACAACATAAGCGGCTATTACCTTGAAATTACCAATCCAAATTTATCGCAAGTACCGGCAGATTATATTTATCAGCAAAAGCTGGTTAATCGCGTTCGCTTTACCACGCCAGAACTGCAAAACTTAGAACGCGACATTAACACCGCACAAAGCGAAATTGATGTGGTGCAGGCCGATGTGTACCAACGTATTAAAAACGAAGTTGAAAAACAGTTAACACAACTGCGCCACACCGCACAAGCTCTTGCCTATTTAGACAGCTTGTTTGGTTTGGCCGAGTGCGCGTACAACAATCATTATGTTGTGCCGCAGTTTAACGACCATCATGACATTATTATTAACGGCGGCAGACACCCAGTAGTTGAAACAACACGTGAAGGCGCATTTGTAAAAAATAATACGGTACTTAACGACGAACAATCGTTATTGATTATTACCGGCCCCAACATGGGCGGTAAATCTACCTACTTGCGCCAAGTTGCCCTGATCTGCATCATGGCACAATGCGGCAGCCTGGTTCCAGCCGACAGTGCAAGCCTGCCACTACTTGATCGCATTTTTACGCGCATTGGCTCTGGCGACAATGTTGCAGAAGGTAAAAGTACCTTTTTGGTTGAAATGGAAGAAACCGCAACAATCTGTACGCAGGCAACAAAAAACAGCTTAGTAATTTTAGATGAAGTTGGCCGCGGCACCAGCACCTTTGATGGCATTGCGCTGGCACAGGCAATTATTGAATATTTAATGCAACATGTTGGCGCCAAATGTTTATTTGCAACCCATTATCATGAGCTTACCACACTGGCAAGCCAATTTTCGGCAATAAAAAATTATAGCATGCAATGTAAAAAAATTGGTTCACGTTTGCACTTTTTGCACACCATAGAACCAGGCATTGCACACAGCAGCTTTGGTTTAGATGTTGCACGACTGGCACAACTACCACAGTCAATTATTGAACGCGCCGGCAACATTCAACAGGACTTGCGCATGCATACCACCGGCACTGCACAGCTTCTTACACAAGAACCATGCACGTGCCAACATGCGCCACAAGCATCACATGCAACAGACAATCTACTCAACAAAATCAAAACAATTAACATGAATGAGCTCACGCCAAAACAAGCGTTTGATCTGTTGTGGGATTTAACAAAGAACGTATAA
- a CDS encoding PhoH family protein, whose protein sequence is MEETKKITQKVGGNGKECPIRLNRIFVLDTNVLLHDPKAIFAFKGVVIGIPFVVLEELDGFKKESGEKGHNAREVIRTLDDLRSKGRLQEGVELKNGTEGAILRVFPSPTKIDFSQTLTSLSEQTVKDNLIIQTVQDLAEQNCEVTLVTKDINSRVKADVLGLNAEDYTRGQITYDRYYKGWIELALPAKDLKDMNSNKVLSLVSAKDLTPNEYIILESENNPENNRLFRFLGGNQCKEINPITILHSFQARNIQQLMALDLLMDDSIQIVTLLGPAGTGKTFLTLLAGLFKVAYEKEYRKLMVARPIVALGADVGYLPGDIQEKLHLWMQPVHDNLEFISSELLRGNEEDLQMDRNDRKPRWRKGKHHEREREQHHQQKRYQDMHYVEKLVQKGILSLEAITYMRGRSIPYQFVFIDEVQNLTPHEVKTLVSRAGQGTKVILAGDPFQIDSPYLDFTSNGLTVTTDKLKGSSLFGTAFLEKSERSELAQLAADVL, encoded by the coding sequence GTGGAAGAAACAAAAAAGATCACCCAAAAAGTAGGCGGAAACGGCAAAGAATGCCCCATCAGGCTCAACCGCATTTTTGTACTTGATACCAACGTGCTTTTGCACGACCCAAAGGCCATTTTTGCCTTCAAGGGCGTGGTCATTGGTATCCCATTTGTGGTACTTGAAGAGCTGGACGGGTTTAAAAAAGAAAGTGGAGAAAAAGGGCACAACGCGCGTGAAGTTATTAGAACGTTGGACGATTTGCGCTCCAAAGGCCGCTTGCAAGAAGGAGTTGAGCTGAAAAATGGGACCGAAGGCGCTATATTACGAGTTTTTCCTTCGCCCACAAAAATTGATTTTTCGCAAACACTCACCAGCTTGAGCGAACAAACCGTCAAAGACAACCTCATTATTCAAACGGTTCAAGACTTGGCAGAACAAAATTGCGAAGTAACGCTGGTTACCAAAGATATCAACTCACGCGTTAAAGCAGATGTTTTGGGCCTGAACGCCGAAGACTATACCCGCGGCCAAATTACCTACGACCGCTACTACAAAGGCTGGATCGAGCTAGCCCTACCCGCAAAAGATTTAAAAGATATGAACAGCAATAAAGTGTTAAGTCTTGTTTCAGCCAAAGACCTTACCCCCAACGAATACATTATTTTAGAAAGTGAAAACAATCCAGAAAATAATCGTCTGTTCAGATTTTTGGGCGGCAACCAGTGCAAAGAAATTAATCCCATCACTATTTTGCACAGTTTTCAAGCGCGCAATATTCAACAGCTCATGGCGCTTGATTTGCTCATGGACGATTCCATTCAAATTGTAACCCTGCTAGGGCCCGCCGGGACCGGTAAAACTTTTCTTACGCTACTTGCTGGGCTATTTAAAGTTGCGTACGAAAAAGAATATCGCAAGCTTATGGTAGCCAGACCAATTGTTGCCTTGGGCGCCGATGTGGGCTACCTGCCCGGCGATATTCAAGAAAAATTGCATTTGTGGATGCAACCGGTACACGACAATCTTGAATTTATTTCAAGTGAACTCTTGCGCGGCAACGAAGAAGATTTACAAATGGATCGCAATGACCGCAAGCCACGCTGGCGCAAAGGCAAACATCACGAGCGAGAACGCGAACAACATCATCAACAAAAACGTTACCAAGATATGCACTATGTTGAAAAGCTGGTACAAAAAGGAATATTGAGTCTTGAAGCAATTACGTACATGCGCGGACGCTCTATCCCTTATCAATTTGTGTTTATCGACGAAGTACAGAACTTAACACCACACGAAGTTAAAACATTAGTTAGTCGCGCAGGCCAAGGAACCAAAGTTATTTTGGCAGGCGATCCGTTTCAAATCGACTCACCATACTTAGATTTTACCAGCAACGGCCTGACGGTAACAACCGATAAACTCAAAGGATCTAGCCTTTTTGGTACGGCATTTTTAGAAAAGAGCGAACGCAGTGAGTTGGCACAATTGGCCGCAGATGTTTTATAA
- a CDS encoding protein phosphatase 2C domain-containing protein has product MKTIVAIFSLFLFSNNTYLFSAAGSSNPVPASSSNRKRLERSESLPIKAKKASSVVRSHSALSSLPTQLNPITATAARQGARPRMEDTFYNNDKKKLWGVYDGHGGTRIALQAKEKLHKLIFEHEKTLTTQQALIQSFAQFHEEIKSESYRIGTTATVALVRSGKLYVANVGDSRAVLCVNGHAQQVSIDHNPDLPSEQTRIESLGGEVSVIPCGRIFDFLETTESTVKKEYTVARFGNSGLAVSRALGNVNLGDLLCVKPDIYSRDLNGTEDFLIIASDGLWDVMSNQAAVDLVKHWLNEGMHPLICANNLVDKALALWNHDNVTATIIFFDPAIITKWTLDSDQTTEDDGYSTEELLSSFSGSDTE; this is encoded by the coding sequence ATGAAAACAATAGTAGCCATTTTCTCACTTTTTCTTTTTAGCAACAACACGTATCTTTTTTCAGCAGCCGGCTCATCAAACCCAGTGCCGGCATCATCATCAAATCGCAAGCGATTAGAACGTTCAGAAAGCCTTCCAATAAAAGCAAAAAAAGCCAGCTCTGTAGTGCGATCACACTCCGCACTCTCAAGCCTACCAACACAACTAAACCCCATTACGGCCACAGCTGCAAGACAAGGTGCACGGCCAAGAATGGAAGATACATTTTACAACAACGACAAGAAAAAACTTTGGGGAGTATATGATGGCCATGGCGGCACACGTATCGCATTACAAGCAAAAGAAAAGCTTCACAAACTTATTTTTGAGCACGAAAAAACATTAACCACCCAGCAAGCACTCATACAAAGTTTCGCTCAATTTCATGAAGAGATTAAATCAGAATCATATCGCATTGGCACCACGGCAACCGTTGCACTTGTGCGATCGGGAAAACTTTACGTTGCAAACGTTGGCGACTCTCGGGCAGTTTTATGCGTCAACGGCCACGCACAACAAGTCTCTATTGACCACAACCCAGACCTACCTTCAGAACAAACACGTATTGAGTCATTGGGTGGTGAAGTAAGTGTTATACCGTGCGGTAGAATTTTTGATTTTCTAGAAACAACTGAAAGCACCGTAAAAAAAGAGTATACAGTTGCTCGCTTTGGCAACAGTGGCTTGGCTGTTAGCAGAGCACTGGGCAATGTAAATTTAGGCGACCTTTTATGCGTAAAGCCAGACATTTACAGCAGAGATCTTAATGGCACGGAAGATTTTTTAATTATTGCAAGCGACGGCCTATGGGACGTTATGAGCAATCAGGCAGCTGTCGATTTGGTAAAACATTGGCTAAACGAAGGAATGCATCCACTTATTTGTGCAAACAACCTTGTTGATAAAGCTCTTGCGCTCTGGAACCACGACAACGTTACTGCAACCATTATTTTTTTTGATCCAGCAATAATCACCAAATGGACTCTTGATAGTGACCAAACAACCGAAGATGACGGCTATTCAACAGAAGAACTGCTTTCTTCTTTTTCAGGCAGTGACACCGAATAG
- a CDS encoding tyrosine-type recombinase/integrase → MELSTFKEKMGEFITFLDVEKNVSENTLRAYESDLQQLATFWETISSKEKNVPHSFDKIMQRYALALFYKKISKPSLARKLSSMRSFIAYLKTQGVPVTFTFKSPRLDKKLPTTLSVDEIFYLLDSVDIKELPTKYPYRDKAIFELIYATGVRCSELINIKLLDINHHEQTIRIMGKGRRERMVLFGNKAQQAVQQYIEEERPAMLHNQKHDFLFVNCKGTPITSRSIQRIFEMFRKFLKIDRKLTPHKIRHSFATHLLNEGVNLRVIQELLGHKTIATTEIYTHISNQKLAQLCDEKHPLNELDHLVHEE, encoded by the coding sequence TTGGAACTTTCAACGTTTAAAGAAAAAATGGGTGAATTTATCACCTTTCTTGATGTAGAAAAAAATGTCTCAGAAAATACCTTACGTGCCTATGAGTCTGATTTGCAACAACTTGCAACTTTTTGGGAAACCATTTCTAGCAAAGAAAAAAATGTGCCACACAGTTTTGACAAAATAATGCAACGCTACGCACTCGCGCTCTTTTATAAAAAGATTAGCAAACCTTCCCTTGCACGCAAACTTTCGAGCATGCGTTCCTTTATTGCGTATCTTAAAACACAAGGCGTCCCTGTTACCTTTACCTTCAAATCGCCCCGCCTAGACAAAAAACTGCCCACCACCCTTTCAGTTGACGAGATTTTTTACTTGCTCGATTCGGTAGATATCAAAGAGCTACCCACTAAATATCCCTACCGCGACAAAGCAATTTTTGAACTCATTTATGCAACGGGCGTACGCTGTTCAGAACTCATTAATATCAAACTTCTTGATATCAATCATCACGAACAAACAATCAGAATTATGGGGAAAGGGCGGCGCGAACGCATGGTCCTTTTTGGTAACAAAGCTCAACAAGCAGTTCAACAATATATCGAAGAAGAGCGCCCCGCCATGTTGCACAATCAAAAGCATGACTTTTTATTCGTAAACTGCAAAGGCACACCTATCACCTCCCGCTCGATACAACGCATTTTTGAAATGTTTAGAAAGTTTCTCAAAATAGATCGCAAGCTTACACCGCACAAAATACGTCATTCATTTGCAACACACCTGCTCAACGAAGGTGTTAATTTACGCGTTATTCAAGAATTGCTTGGCCACAAAACCATTGCAACAACCGAAATTTATACACACATCAGCAACCAAAAGCTGGCACAGCTGTGCGATGAAAAACACCCACTCAACGAACTTGACCATTTAGTTCATGAAGAATAA